A window from Citrus sinensis cultivar Valencia sweet orange chromosome 3, DVS_A1.0, whole genome shotgun sequence encodes these proteins:
- the LOC102626914 gene encoding dirigent protein 23-like → MALSGKFLFLVGVLTLFCTTEAMKSKVTRMQFYMHDIVSGPTATAVRVAGRSNFTSPDPIKAMFGSVYVMDNPLTVTPDPNSTVIGRAQGIYAMSSLQDEFSLLMTLTYGFTSGPYNGSSFSVLGRNPVMSEVREMPIVGGTGIFRLARGYCLAKTSSMDQMDAVIGYNVTLLHY, encoded by the coding sequence ATGGCTTTGTCCggcaaatttttgtttctggtTGGAGTTCTCACGCTTTTCTGCACCACGGAGGCCATGAAATCCAAGGTCACCCGCATGCAATTCTACATGCACGACATTGTAAGTGGGCCGACCGCGACCGCCGTCCGCGTTGCAGGCCGGTCCAATTTCACAAGCCCAGATCCGATTAAAGCCATGTTCGGATCCGTTTACGTCATGGACAATCCGCTTACCGTGACGCCCGACCCCAACTCGACGGTAATCGGCCGCGCCCAGGGCATCTATGCTATGTCATCGCTGCAAGACGAGTTCAGCCTCCTCATGACATTAACATACGGGTTCACTAGTGGACCTTACAATGGCAGCTCTTTTAGCGTCCTTGGCCGGAATCCAGTGATGAGCGAAGTCAGAGAAATGCCGATAGTCGGTGGCACGGGAATATTCCGTCTAGCTCGAGGATATTGCCTAGCAAAGACCTCCTCCATGGACCAAATGGACGCTGTGATAGGATATAATGTCACGTTGTTGCACTACTAA
- the LOC112498842 gene encoding protein BREAKING OF ASYMMETRY IN THE STOMATAL LINEAGE has product MWIHWSVTRLVRWRVRDWASCFTACRFPLGKPKKIKMNTNLKYILKRKYILYQFDMFADDETDTTCQSSSAQVYDTKDKTGNRSGKNLLRRNRWNKRRCARTNMTSPSSTQGGNNNNPISAENASSINNDASWPSFADEDYIVFCFKEDGAFDVVKDCKSEASNHIECTRRSSWYINRKKSSDGEEARTEYISRHDIIPTSDAEDEEEESIFMDAETPSSRIQREYQIEEMVSAGSSDSYQSDNSTGSFAFPVLGWEWMGSPAQWPKSEGLQLRKNKTRSLTFQCCRF; this is encoded by the exons atgtgGATACACTGGTCAGTCACAAGGCTCGTTAGATGGAGAGTCAGAGACTGGGCATCATGTTTCACTGCTTGCAGATTCCCATTAGGTAAAcccaaaaagataaaaatgaatacaaatcttaaatatatattgaaacgtaaatatattttgtatcaATTTGACATGTTTGCAGATGACGAAACGGATACGACATGTCAATCTTCATCGGCTCAAGTTTACGACACGAAGGATAAGACGGGCAACAGGAGCGGCAAAAATTTGTTACGGCGAAACAGATGGAACAAGAGAAGATGTGCGAGAACAAACATGACGAGTCCATCATCAACACAGGGCGGGAACAATAACAATCCTATTTCAGCAGAAAACGCGAGTAGTATTAATAATGACGCAAGCTGGCCGAGTTTTGCTGACGAAGATTACATAGTCTTTTGCTTCAAAGAAGATGGAGCATTTGATGTTGTGAAGGATTGCAAATCAGAAGCTTCCAATCACATTGAGTGCACAAGGAGAAGTTCTTGGTATATCAATCGGAAAAAG AGTAGTGATGGTGAGGAAGCAAGAACAGAATATATCAGCCGTCATGATATTATCCCAACAAGCGATGCAGAG gatgaagaagaagagagcaTCTTCATGGATGCAGAGACGCCTTCGAGCAGAATCCAAAGGGAATATCAGATTGAGGAAATGGTGTCTGCGGGATCAAGTGATTCTTATCAATCAGACAACAGCACAGGCTCTTTTGCCTTTCCTGT GTTGGGGTGGGAATGGATGGGAAGTCCGGCACAGTGGCCAAAATCAGAGGGATTACAGTTGAGGAAGAACAAGACCCGTTCTTTGACTTTTCAGTGTTGTAGATTCTGA
- the LOC102627184 gene encoding protein MICROTUBULE BINDING PROTEIN 2C — protein MFEPQHFVDLQDNSAFGDSKSSWLTGDGNSSPTQRGAAQPSLGNSGATNSNVDRDLYKDLVEIVPLVQSLIDRKASSSFTRRGSMIYTKTPSRESLLKKTTDPKGRNAAQSLPPKRKKDNGDKDLGKNANSNQDADSFSIFSSRALVSEKEIEELVALREQVEDLQRKMFEKDELLKSLESSKSQVNAVHLKLDELKRLAAEKDSLIKSTQLQLSDAKIKLADKQAALEKSQWEAMTVSRKAEKLQEEVESMQGEMSSFMQIFEGLIKNDSTVNADDDYDIKPYYSDYLSDIDDLDDVEMQRMEEAREAYITAVAMAKEKQDEESMATAARARLHLQSFVFRNSRRES, from the exons atgttCGAGCCTCAGCACTTTGTAGATTTACAAGACAATTCGGCGTTTGGAGACTCGAAATCGTCGTGGCTGACTGGAGACGGCAACTCGTCACCGACTCAGCGCGGAGCAGCTCAGCCCTCACTTGGTAACTCAGGAGCCACCAACAGCAATGTCGATCGCGACCTCTACAAAGACCTCGTCGAGATCGTCCCTCTTGTCCAGTCCCTCATT GATCGAAAAGCGAGCAGTTCATTTACGCGGCGTGGTTCGATGATTTACACTAAGACGCCTTCCAGGGAATCCTTATTGAAAAAG ACAACTGATCCAAAAGGTCGGAACGCGGCTCAATCCCTTCCACCCAAAAGGAAGAAGGACAATGGAGATAAAGACCTAGGTAAGAATGCTAACAGTAACCAAGATGCCGATAGCTTCTCAATATTCTCCTCCAGGGCTTTGGTTTCAGAAAAGGAAATAGAAGAGTTGGTTGCATTGAGAGAACAAGTGGAGGATCTGCAGAGAAAGATGTTCGAAAAGGATGAACTTTTGAAATCATTGGAGAGTTCAAAGAGTCAGGTGAATGCTGTTCATTTGAAACTCGATGAGCTGAAACGCCTGGCTGCAGAAAAGGACTCCTTAATTAAGTCTACTCAGCTACAACTTTCTGATGCAAAG ATAAAACTTGCAGACAAGCAAGCGGCCTTGGAAAAGTCACAGTGGGAAGCAATGACAGTAAGTAGGAAAGCAGAGAAGCTCCAAGAAGAGGTGGAGTCTATGCAAGGAGAGATGTCATCATTTATGCAGATATTTGAAGGCTTGATAAAGAATGATTCAACCGTTAATGCTGATGATGATTATGATATCAAACCTTACTATTCTGATTATCTTTCTGATATC GATGATTTGGATGATGTGGAGATGCAGAGAATGGAAGAAGCTAGAGAAGCATACATTACTGCTGTTGCCATGGCAAAAGAAAAGCAAGACGAAGAATCTATGGCCACTGCAGCCCGTGCAAGGTTGCATCTTCAGTCATTTGTCTTCAGAAACAGTAGGAGGGAAAGCTAA
- the LOC102627472 gene encoding uncharacterized protein LOC102627472 isoform X1: MGLTIQLIMVRYPKGISLKLNYNNENCSSRAPVYSLTALFLYLMCKMKPDGDSMCGSLTLTNEPNYKAFKFSDNLLEMRTFKRDIKSNLAVHRQNGNAAVTKLPQVNNLTASREPKGNREIRKRHYSEKNPMESDTPELVAFFEEQDYQFVKDIFMDREVPLMNKCLVENCELDHKIISCVLSSDDRESDNGTLEAMSSMSNESKIRIENDTSTDVTRKSGLENWMLEHEDDSDATSCSGEKISSDRQLIGKVPAREEELANFMLPSAAEIADDNSYSSEATSESEVESGSLNTTNSEEEFQNQADSETKITFKPLDEISQSLTGSGQSFVDQHDQVDPGEPLSFSARVEQVPCTGSNSLRSSSSSASLHSFAFPILPSEWNGSPVRMVKTDKKQTRKQKRWRKFFLCCKF; the protein is encoded by the exons ATGGGTCTCACAATCCAGCTGATTATGGTTAGGTATCCTAAAGGGATATCGTTGAAACTCAACTACAACAATGAAA aTTGTTCAAGCAGGGCACCAGTTTACTCACTGACAGCACTCTTTCTCTACCTAATGTGCAAAATGAAACCCG ATGGAGATTCCATGTGCGGGAGTTTGACTCTGACCAATGAACCCAATTACAAGGCTTTCAAATTCAGTGACAATTTGCTGGAGATGAGGACTTTTAAGAGGGATATAAAGAGCAATTTGGCTGTCCATAGACAGAATGGAAATGCAGCGGTCACAAAGCTACCTCAAGTTAACAATTTAACGGCCTCGAGGGAACCTAAAGGAAACAGAGAAATAAGAAAGAGGCATTATAGTGAAAAGAATCCGATGGAATCTGACACACCGGAGCTGGTTGCATTCTTTGAAGAGCAGGATTATCAGTTTGTTAAGGACATTTTCATGGACAGGGAAGTGCCTTTAATGAACAAGTGCTTGGTAGAAAATTGTGAGCTGGACCACAAAATCATCTCTTGTGTGCTTAGTTCTGATGACCGCGAATCAGACAATGGAACTCTGGAGGCAATGTCATCTATGTCTAATGAGtcaaaaattagaattgaaaatgACACTAGTACGGATGTGACCAGAAAAAGTGGCTTGGAGAACTGGATGCTGGAACATGAAGATGATTCTGATGCAACTAGTTGTTCTGGTGAGAAGATTTCATCTGACAGACAGCTGATTGGGAAG GTTCCGGCCAGAGAGGAAGAGCTGGCAAATTTTATGTTGCCGTCAGCAGCTGAGATAGCTGATGACAACAGTTATTCAAGTGAGGCCACTTCGGAAAGTGAGGTGGAGAGTGGAAGCTTGAATACAACAAACAGCGAAGAAGAATTTCAAAACCAAGCAGATTCTGAAACCAAAATCACATTCAAGCCTCTAGATGAGATATCTCAAAGCCTAACAGGTTCAGGTCAAAGCTTTGTTGATCAACATGATCAAGTTGATCCAGGAGAACCCCTTTCCTTTTCAGCACGCGTGGAGCAAGTGCCATGTACAGGAAGCAACTCTCTTCGGTCAAGCAGCAGCAGTGCCAGTTTGCATTCTTTTGCATTTcccat ATTACCTTCAGAGTGGAATGGCAGCCCAGTGAGAATGGTGAAAACTGACAAAAAGCAAACGAGAAAGCAAAAAAGATGGAGAAAATTTTTTCTCTGTTGTAAATTCTAA
- the LOC102627472 gene encoding uncharacterized protein LOC102627472 isoform X2, producing the protein MCKMKPDGDSMCGSLTLTNEPNYKAFKFSDNLLEMRTFKRDIKSNLAVHRQNGNAAVTKLPQVNNLTASREPKGNREIRKRHYSEKNPMESDTPELVAFFEEQDYQFVKDIFMDREVPLMNKCLVENCELDHKIISCVLSSDDRESDNGTLEAMSSMSNESKIRIENDTSTDVTRKSGLENWMLEHEDDSDATSCSGEKISSDRQLIGKVPAREEELANFMLPSAAEIADDNSYSSEATSESEVESGSLNTTNSEEEFQNQADSETKITFKPLDEISQSLTGSGQSFVDQHDQVDPGEPLSFSARVEQVPCTGSNSLRSSSSSASLHSFAFPILPSEWNGSPVRMVKTDKKQTRKQKRWRKFFLCCKF; encoded by the exons ATGTGCAAAATGAAACCCG ATGGAGATTCCATGTGCGGGAGTTTGACTCTGACCAATGAACCCAATTACAAGGCTTTCAAATTCAGTGACAATTTGCTGGAGATGAGGACTTTTAAGAGGGATATAAAGAGCAATTTGGCTGTCCATAGACAGAATGGAAATGCAGCGGTCACAAAGCTACCTCAAGTTAACAATTTAACGGCCTCGAGGGAACCTAAAGGAAACAGAGAAATAAGAAAGAGGCATTATAGTGAAAAGAATCCGATGGAATCTGACACACCGGAGCTGGTTGCATTCTTTGAAGAGCAGGATTATCAGTTTGTTAAGGACATTTTCATGGACAGGGAAGTGCCTTTAATGAACAAGTGCTTGGTAGAAAATTGTGAGCTGGACCACAAAATCATCTCTTGTGTGCTTAGTTCTGATGACCGCGAATCAGACAATGGAACTCTGGAGGCAATGTCATCTATGTCTAATGAGtcaaaaattagaattgaaaatgACACTAGTACGGATGTGACCAGAAAAAGTGGCTTGGAGAACTGGATGCTGGAACATGAAGATGATTCTGATGCAACTAGTTGTTCTGGTGAGAAGATTTCATCTGACAGACAGCTGATTGGGAAG GTTCCGGCCAGAGAGGAAGAGCTGGCAAATTTTATGTTGCCGTCAGCAGCTGAGATAGCTGATGACAACAGTTATTCAAGTGAGGCCACTTCGGAAAGTGAGGTGGAGAGTGGAAGCTTGAATACAACAAACAGCGAAGAAGAATTTCAAAACCAAGCAGATTCTGAAACCAAAATCACATTCAAGCCTCTAGATGAGATATCTCAAAGCCTAACAGGTTCAGGTCAAAGCTTTGTTGATCAACATGATCAAGTTGATCCAGGAGAACCCCTTTCCTTTTCAGCACGCGTGGAGCAAGTGCCATGTACAGGAAGCAACTCTCTTCGGTCAAGCAGCAGCAGTGCCAGTTTGCATTCTTTTGCATTTcccat ATTACCTTCAGAGTGGAATGGCAGCCCAGTGAGAATGGTGAAAACTGACAAAAAGCAAACGAGAAAGCAAAAAAGATGGAGAAAATTTTTTCTCTGTTGTAAATTCTAA
- the LOC102627773 gene encoding dof zinc finger protein DOF5.4: MQDIHSIGGGRLFGGGGGDRRLRPHPHQNHQALKCPRCDSLNTKFCYYNNYNLSQPRHFCKNCRRYWTKGGVLRNVPVGGGCRKTKRSSKPKPNSESSAQTQTQTQTEAPAAGERDRKANSHSSSESSSTLTVTNNNNNNNTSVETVSVHSSSSVSNVLSAMNNNNNNNNNDPGFETAPTTALLDQASSDCGIFSEIGSFTSLITSSNEALPFGFSNLLNNAQQNLEHVQNEQQWQQEQQKLASASSMGGHHELKLHEMASGLLDQTVHDELSALQDRSGNTGGFGSLDWHGSADHQGLFDLPNAVDHASYWSQSTQWTDQDHPSLYLP; this comes from the coding sequence ATGCAAGACATCCACTCAATCGGCGGAGGAAGGTTATTCGGCGGCGGCGGTGGTGACAGGCGGCTACGGCCTCATCCCCACCAGAACCACCAGGCTCTGAAGTGCCCGCGTTGTGACTCTCTAAACACAAAATTCTGTTATTACAACAACTACAATCTATCCCAGCCCCGCCACTTCTGCAAGAACTGCCGCCGTTACTGGACCAAAGGCGGCGTCCTGCGTAACGTCCCCGTCGGAGGAGGCTGCCGGAAGACCAAGCGTAGCTCAAAGCCGAAACCCAACTCAGAATCATCAGCTCAAACGCAAACGCAGACACAAACCGAAGCGCCAGCTGCTGGGGAAAGAGATCGTAAGGCGAACTCTCATTCGAGTAGTGAAAGCTCTAGCACTCTCACCGTCacgaataataataataataataatacgaGTGTTGAAACTGTGTCCGTGCATTCTTCGAGTTCAGTGTCGAATGTGTTGAGTGCCatgaacaacaacaacaataataataataatgatccTGGTTTTGAGACTGCACCGACTACTGCTTTGCTCGATCAGGCATCGTCTGATTGCGGGATATTTTCGGAAATTGGGAGTTTCACGAGTCTGATTACATCCTCGAATGAAGCTTTGCCTTTTGGGTTCAGTAATCTGTTGAATAATGCTCAGCAAAATCTTGAGCATGTTCAAAATGAGCAGCAGTGGCAACAAGAACAGCAGAAGTTGGCTAGTGCCAGTTCCATGGGAGGTCATCACGAATTGAAGTTGCATGAGATGGCAAGTGGGCTGCTTGATCAGACAGTACACGATGAGTTATCAGCTTTGCAGGACAGATCAGGGAATACCGGGGGTTTTGGATCGTTGGATTGGCATGGGAGTGCTGATCATCAAGGCTTGTTTGACCTCCCTAACGCCGTTGATCATGCTTCGTACTGGAGTCAGAGTACTCAGTGGACTGATCAAGATCACCCTAGTCTCTACCTCCCGTAA
- the LOC102628268 gene encoding uncharacterized protein LOC102628268, translated as MLVLSMNSKRQRRPNVRLGEVGDVPAAFACGFSQKSSENLGLQRWKHDFVNHPEETGHNLSLGFSEQKSSEFTVTDPEHDPGVSPRNSADLQQNMENKNPNSSKLAFETVNSDIVDGTNSALDFGTVTRKSRVMKRRSRSSRVKSNVFGSAWNSKLSPQFSSEEAKECGGKEIVGFTSNACDGYYPDNVCKDFSDRGTPATSKEACVYEVEETTYDAWQPGNSNDCWKDDACYEENDAFIKSGIEWNATGCGGTDVNTVKRWLEELGFGKYAGMFEMHEVDEETLPLLTLEDLKEMGVFAVGPRRKLYNAIQQLRGQDVSA; from the coding sequence ATGTTGGTTCTAAGCATGAATTCGAAGAGGCAAAGACGCCCAAATGTAAGGTTGGGCGAAGTAGGAGATGTACCTGCTGCTTTTGCATGCGGGTTTTCTCAAAAATCTAGTGAAAATTTGGGACTGCAGAGGTGGAAGCATGATTTTGTGAACCACCCAGAAGAAACTGGACATAATCTCAGTTTGGGGTTTTCTGAGCAAAAGTCTTCTGAGTTTACAGTCACTGACCCTGAGCATGATCCTGGTGTCTCTCCAAGGAATTCAGCTGATTTGCAACAAAacatggaaaataaaaatccaaattcCTCAAAATTGGCTTTTGAAACTGTGAATTCCGATATAGTTGATGGGACTAATTCTGCGCTGGATTTTGGTACTGTGACTCGGAAGAGTAGGGTCATGAAGCGGAGAAGCCGAAGCTCCAGAGTCAAAAGTAATGTCTTTGGTAGTGCTTGGAATTCAAAACTTAGCCCTCAGTTTAGCAGCGAAGAAGCCAAAGAGTGTGGTGGAAAGGAGATTGTTGGATTCACATCGAATGCCTGTGATGGTTATTACCCTGATAATGTTTGTAAGGATTTTTCAGATCGCGGGACACCAGCTACGAGCAAAGAGGCTTGTGTATATGAGGTGGAAGAAACCACTTATGATGCATGGCAACCAGGCAATTCCAATGACTGCTGGAAAGATGATGCTTGTTATGAGGAGAATGATGCATTTATTAAATCTGGTATTGAATGGAATGCAACTGGATGTGGAGGCACTGATGTAAATACTGTTAAGAGATGGCTGGAGGAGCTAGGATTTGGTAAGTATGCTGGTATGTTTGAAATGCATGAGGTGGATGAAGAAACCTTGCCGCTACTTACCCTTGAAGATCTCAAAGAGATGGGCGTTTTTGCTGTTGGGCCTAGAAGGAAGTTATACAATGCAATACAACAACTTAGAGGACAAGATGTTTCTGCTTGA